The genomic stretch TCTCCCTGCGAACTGAAATTCACACGAAGAGCCAGAGCCGGGGACGCTGCAAGCATACCCATGATAAGGGCCAACACCCATGGCTGGATCATTTTTATGGCGTTTTTCACTGTCACGTCGAATGGTTATGCAAATGCCGTGCAAGAATCCCCTTTTCACTCACTCAAATAAACCCAAGCAATTACAACAAGCCCCGTTTTTTCAACTTCTCAATGAGGGTCGTTCGCTTGATGCCCACCAACTCGGCAGCCTTGTTTTTCACCCCATCGGCCTTTTCGAGGGCCTCCGAAAGAAGCCGCCCCTCGATCGCCTCCAGAAACTCTTTGAGCTTGAGATCTTTATCGCCCATATCACCAAGAGTCGGCCATACAAAACCGACAGGGCGCAGGGGGATTGTCTCCTCAACCTTTTTGAGTGGTTGCTCACCGATATCATGGAAAATTTTATCCGGAAGGTCTTCGGGAGTCACTTCATCACCTTCGCACAGAATGGAAAGACGCTCCATGAAGTTCTCAAGCTCACGGACGTTGCCGGGCCATGAATAGGTCAGCAGCATCTGTTTGGCTTTCTCGTCGATAGTCAAGCGTTTCCGGCACTTGGACTTGCAATGATCATTGAGAAAATGGTCGGCGAGGAGCAGGATGTCATTTCCCCGCTCGCGCAAAGGCGGCAAGTGAAGCGGAATGACATTCAGGCGATAAAAGAGATCCTCACGGAACCGGCCGGTCCGAACTTCGTCCTCCAGGTCCCGGTTGGTCGCGGCGACAACACGCACATCAACTTTTTTGATGGTGGTTCCACCGACACGCTCTATCTCCTTTTCCTGCAAGGCGCGAAGAATCTTGACCTGCAGTGACAGGTCCATCTCGCCGATTTCATCGAGGAAAATGGTACCACCATCTGCAAGCTCAAACCGCCCTGGCCGCGAACGGACAGCGTGGGTGAAGGCGCCCTTTTCATGGCCGAACAGTTCGGATTCCAGCAATTCCTTGGGGATAGCACCACAGTTGATGGGAACAAAAGCACCTGAATGCCGATCACTGTTGCCGTGGAGAGCTCGCACCAACAGTTCCTTACCTGTACCGGATTCTCCGGTCACAAGCACGGTGCTGTCCGTGGGTGCAACTTTTTCCAGTACCTTGAAAACGCCGGTCAACGCCGGACTATCGCCAATGATACCTTTCAAATCGAGAGCCATTTTTCCTCCAGCGTCAATTCAATGAAACGGCAGGCGTCTGGGTTCCTGTCCGCAACTATTTCTTTAATATACATTTCCTCTGTCAAGAAAATGACGGCATGTCAACGGTTGGCCGACAAATTTTACGAAAAATAACACGGGAAACAGAGAGGTTAGAACGATTACTATCACGATCGACGCAAGACCAGTAATCATTGCTTGCGTAGCTCACCCCTTCCCGCTCTATCTGAACTGCGATTTTACCTAATTACAACAAGTAGATATACATCTCGATCCATATGTTCCTACATTCACGAACATGGGACAGCGCATTATGGCAAAAGAAAAAGCCCGGACTCGAAAGCCCGGGCCTTATTTTACTCTTTAAACCGGATTAGCTTCTACGGATGATTTCCTTGGCTGGTATCAATGCCGTAGCTGCCGCGCCTACGATGT from Pseudodesulfovibrio profundus encodes the following:
- a CDS encoding sigma-54 interaction domain-containing protein, whose translation is MALDLKGIIGDSPALTGVFKVLEKVAPTDSTVLVTGESGTGKELLVRALHGNSDRHSGAFVPINCGAIPKELLESELFGHEKGAFTHAVRSRPGRFELADGGTIFLDEIGEMDLSLQVKILRALQEKEIERVGGTTIKKVDVRVVAATNRDLEDEVRTGRFREDLFYRLNVIPLHLPPLRERGNDILLLADHFLNDHCKSKCRKRLTIDEKAKQMLLTYSWPGNVRELENFMERLSILCEGDEVTPEDLPDKIFHDIGEQPLKKVEETIPLRPVGFVWPTLGDMGDKDLKLKEFLEAIEGRLLSEALEKADGVKNKAAELVGIKRTTLIEKLKKRGLL